A window of the Polaribacter sp. HaHaR_3_91 genome harbors these coding sequences:
- a CDS encoding MraY family glycosyltransferase translates to MLQQLLSNLTVVSILTVISSLLLVYYIIPKISWVIIRRNLNEKPNERSSHKGATPTMAGVAFFITLILMLFFIQHFDTENIGLNLIASTTLIFMVGVKDDLVVSSPKAKLFMEALAVLFLFFHNALEGNNLYGFLGIYEIPLWLVYIASTLLVLTIINAYNLIDGIDGLASIIAIIIFSVFSLIFYAISLFFYYLICLSFIGMLLAYLFFNFSIKKKIFMGDTGSLLIGFCIAFLSLRFMAIDISMYSHFTFKPENGFFVLMAILCIPLFDLLRVIGVRLLQKKSPFYPDRNHSHHVLIDFGMSHFKATMLLGLVNYLFVIFIIKLGTYLNSFQMLGVFVLAFGLFLLLFYRLKSSINTERLKIKEEKIESII, encoded by the coding sequence ATGCTACAACAACTTTTGTCTAACTTAACGGTGGTAAGCATACTAACTGTTATCAGTTCACTTTTATTAGTTTATTATATAATACCTAAAATTAGTTGGGTAATAATAAGGCGTAATTTAAATGAAAAACCCAATGAGCGTAGTTCTCATAAAGGAGCAACGCCTACAATGGCTGGAGTTGCCTTTTTTATAACTTTAATTTTAATGTTATTTTTTATTCAACATTTCGATACAGAAAATATTGGTTTAAATTTAATAGCAAGTACTACACTCATATTTATGGTAGGAGTTAAAGATGATTTAGTCGTTTCTTCTCCAAAAGCAAAGCTATTTATGGAAGCATTGGCTGTATTGTTTTTGTTTTTTCATAATGCTTTAGAAGGAAATAATTTGTATGGTTTTTTGGGGATTTATGAAATACCATTATGGCTAGTATATATTGCTAGTACTTTATTGGTCTTAACAATTATAAATGCCTATAATTTAATAGATGGTATAGATGGTTTGGCGTCTATTATTGCAATTATAATCTTTAGTGTATTTAGCCTAATATTTTATGCTATTAGTTTGTTTTTCTATTACTTAATCTGTTTAAGTTTTATTGGGATGTTATTAGCCTATTTATTTTTTAATTTTTCTATCAAGAAAAAAATATTTATGGGAGATACAGGCTCTTTACTAATAGGATTTTGTATTGCTTTTTTGTCTTTAAGATTTATGGCGATAGATATTAGCATGTATAGTCATTTTACATTTAAACCAGAAAATGGCTTTTTTGTTTTAATGGCTATTTTATGTATTCCTTTGTTCGATTTGTTAAGAGTAATTGGAGTTCGTTTACTGCAAAAGAAAAGTCCGTTTTATCCAGATAGAAACCATTCTCACCATGTTTTAATAGATTTTGGTATGTCTCATTTTAAGGCAACTATGCTATTAGGTCTTGTTAATTACCTATTTGTAATCTTTATCATAAAATTAGGAACTTACTTAAATAGTTTTCAAATGTTAGGTGTGTTTGTTCTGGCTTTCGGATTGTTTTTATTGCTTTTTTATAGACTAAAAAGTAGTATTAATACAGAACGCTTAAAAATTAAAGAAGAGAAAATAGAAAGTATAATATAA
- a CDS encoding WecB/TagA/CpsF family glycosyltransferase: MIKLKDVIEKVYSNDLSELSLFKTKKIINTINPHSYCEAKKDQFFSQALNESNVLLPDGTGIVLATKVLNGKVIKKIAGADIHQFLLEEAALKKLNVFYLGASDNTLSLINTRIKKEFPSITVNSYSPPYKPEFSKEDNVKMIAAVNKCKPDILFVGMTAPKQEKWVHTNSVFLDVKVITCIGAVFDFYAGTVKRSSPFWIKLGLEWFPRLLREPKRLWKRNFVSTPLFLWDLLKAKNYK; this comes from the coding sequence ATGATTAAATTAAAAGATGTTATAGAAAAGGTTTATTCTAACGATTTAAGTGAATTGTCACTTTTTAAAACAAAAAAAATAATTAATACAATAAACCCTCATTCTTATTGTGAGGCTAAAAAAGATCAATTTTTTAGTCAAGCTTTAAATGAAAGTAATGTATTGCTACCAGATGGAACCGGAATTGTTTTAGCAACCAAAGTACTTAATGGAAAAGTGATAAAAAAAATTGCAGGTGCAGATATACATCAATTTTTGTTAGAAGAAGCAGCATTAAAAAAACTAAATGTTTTTTATTTAGGAGCTTCTGATAATACCTTAAGTTTAATAAATACAAGAATAAAAAAAGAGTTTCCATCTATCACTGTAAATAGTTATTCTCCACCGTATAAACCGGAATTTTCTAAAGAGGATAATGTTAAAATGATAGCCGCAGTTAATAAATGCAAACCAGATATTTTATTTGTTGGTATGACGGCTCCTAAGCAAGAAAAATGGGTACATACAAACAGTGTCTTTTTAGATGTTAAAGTGATTACTTGTATTGGTGCTGTGTTTGATTTTTATGCAGGTACCGTAAAGAGATCTAGTCCTTTTTGGATTAAATTAGGATTAGAATGGTTCCCTAGATTATTAAGAGAACCTAAACGTTTATGGAAACGGAATTTTGTGTCTACACCCCTTTTTTTATGGGATTTGCTAAAAGCAAAAAATTATAAATAA
- a CDS encoding glycosyltransferase family 4 protein, protein MTKKILFLLHLPPPVHGSSMVGQFIKESDLINRNFETNYIDLGTSKTIDEIGKNPLGKILRYLSIVFQTFKQLLVNKPDLIYLAMTAKGFGFYKDAVIVFLVKCFRVPLVLHFHNKGVHTRQEKRFDNFLYQKVFKNTKVILLSKHLYFDIKTYVDENDVYYCPNGIPPINKDSVTKRLKNETPKLLFLSNLIASKGFIVLLKALQILNKKGVDFTCNFVGGEGDVTKEIFTEKLKELQLINNVFYLGKKYNSDKTAIFNSSDIFVLPTFYHNECFPLVLLEASQFGLPMVTTFEGAIPEIVKDGVNGFLVEQQNVVDLANKLEILINDVPLRNRLGIAAKEKYEESYTLKIFEKNMFNILNSI, encoded by the coding sequence ATGACTAAAAAAATACTATTCCTTTTGCATTTACCACCTCCGGTACATGGTTCTTCTATGGTGGGGCAATTTATAAAGGAAAGCGATTTAATTAATAGAAATTTTGAAACCAATTATATCGATTTAGGAACATCAAAAACGATTGATGAAATAGGGAAAAATCCATTAGGAAAAATTTTAAGGTATTTGTCTATTGTTTTTCAGACGTTTAAGCAACTGTTAGTTAACAAGCCCGATTTAATCTATTTAGCTATGACGGCTAAGGGATTCGGTTTTTATAAAGATGCTGTTATTGTGTTTTTGGTAAAGTGTTTCCGAGTTCCATTAGTACTCCATTTTCATAACAAAGGGGTACATACGAGACAAGAAAAAAGATTTGATAATTTTTTATATCAAAAGGTATTCAAAAACACAAAAGTGATCCTACTTTCTAAGCACTTATATTTTGATATTAAGACATATGTTGATGAAAACGATGTATACTATTGCCCAAATGGAATACCTCCTATAAATAAAGACTCGGTTACTAAACGGCTAAAAAATGAAACACCTAAATTATTATTTCTATCAAATTTAATAGCGTCTAAAGGTTTTATTGTTCTTTTAAAAGCACTACAAATTCTAAATAAAAAAGGAGTTGACTTTACATGCAATTTTGTTGGAGGAGAAGGAGATGTTACAAAAGAAATATTTACAGAAAAGTTAAAAGAATTGCAATTGATAAATAACGTTTTTTATTTAGGTAAAAAGTATAATAGTGATAAAACAGCAATATTTAATTCTTCAGACATATTTGTATTGCCAACGTTTTATCATAATGAATGTTTTCCATTAGTCTTATTAGAAGCCTCTCAGTTTGGTTTACCTATGGTTACAACTTTTGAAGGTGCAATACCTGAAATTGTAAAGGATGGTGTAAATGGTTTTTTAGTAGAGCAGCAAAATGTAGTTGACTTAGCAAATAAGTTAGAGATATTAATTAATGATGTCCCTCTTAGAAATCGCTTAGGAATAGCTGCTAAAGAGAAATATGAAGAATCTTATACGTTGAAAATTTTTGAAAAAAATATGTTTAATATTTTAAATTCTATCTAA
- a CDS encoding serine O-acetyltransferase, protein MLISQIIQAGKQNSNFKGKIVVCNYVFMRYFRIRMNNIFTKILFSPVIILYKFITDFLLKCEIPASTVIGEGLVIHHVTGLVLNNKVVIGKNVTLKHNTTIGNKESLKGEDLGSPIIGDNVLVGPHCIIIGPITIGNNAVIGAGSVVVKDVLPFTVVAGNPAKVISVLKEDI, encoded by the coding sequence ATGTTGATTTCTCAAATAATACAAGCAGGAAAACAGAATTCTAATTTTAAAGGAAAAATTGTAGTCTGCAATTATGTCTTTATGCGATATTTTAGAATTAGAATGAATAACATTTTTACTAAAATCTTATTCTCTCCTGTTATTATTTTATACAAGTTTATAACGGATTTTTTATTGAAGTGTGAAATTCCAGCATCAACGGTTATTGGAGAAGGTTTAGTAATTCATCATGTTACTGGTTTGGTTTTAAACAACAAGGTTGTAATAGGAAAAAATGTAACTCTAAAACATAATACTACCATCGGAAATAAAGAATCTTTAAAAGGAGAAGATTTAGGTTCTCCTATAATTGGAGATAACGTATTAGTTGGACCTCATTGTATAATTATTGGTCCTATTACTATTGGTAATAATGCTGTTATTGGTGCGGGATCTGTGGTTGTAAAAGACGTACTTCCTTTTACTGTAGTAGCCGGTAATCCTGCAAAAGTAATTAGTGTTTTAAAAGAAGATATTTAA
- a CDS encoding MBOAT family protein produces the protein MANFFDVHANKYTLNVILPVGISFFTFQALSYSIDIYRNRVGVETSLVRFTTYVAFFPQLVAGPIERSTNLLQQFYEEHEFDIKRFVEGAKLFIWGLFKKIVIADRLSVYSDSVFNNPEAHSSPTLIVATVFFTFQIYCDFSGYSDMAIGSARMLGFRLMQNFNLPYLSNSIGEFWKRWHISLSTWFSDYVYIPLGGNRVSISRWAFNILVVFLLSGLWHGANWTFVIWGALHAFYYFIEFIGKKMLVLIGADDVMKKGYYKFIKIIIVFILVCFAWIFFRANSVSDAFLIITKIISFSGQLWTGGSSVTTVLSVLLILFLIGVQILQFKNKVSIYFSKTQLPSFVEWLSYAFLLITIALFGMSSNAFIYFQF, from the coding sequence TTGGCCAATTTTTTTGATGTCCATGCGAATAAATATACTTTAAATGTTATACTACCAGTCGGAATTTCATTTTTTACTTTTCAGGCATTAAGTTACTCTATAGATATTTATAGAAATAGGGTAGGTGTAGAAACTAGCTTAGTTAGATTTACAACCTATGTTGCTTTTTTTCCTCAATTAGTTGCAGGACCTATAGAGCGTTCCACTAATTTACTACAGCAATTTTATGAGGAACATGAATTTGATATTAAAAGATTTGTAGAAGGAGCAAAATTGTTTATTTGGGGTTTATTTAAAAAAATAGTAATTGCAGATAGATTATCTGTCTATTCAGATTCGGTTTTTAACAATCCAGAAGCACATTCGAGTCCAACATTAATAGTAGCAACTGTATTTTTTACTTTTCAGATTTATTGTGATTTCAGTGGGTATTCAGATATGGCTATTGGTAGTGCAAGAATGTTAGGATTTCGTTTAATGCAGAATTTTAATTTACCTTATTTATCGAATTCTATAGGAGAGTTTTGGAAACGTTGGCACATTTCTTTATCAACTTGGTTTAGTGATTACGTATATATTCCTTTAGGAGGAAACCGTGTTTCAATTAGTCGTTGGGCATTTAATATTTTGGTAGTGTTTTTACTTAGTGGGCTTTGGCATGGAGCCAATTGGACTTTTGTTATATGGGGAGCGTTGCATGCCTTTTATTATTTTATTGAATTTATTGGTAAAAAAATGCTAGTATTAATAGGAGCTGACGATGTAATGAAAAAAGGATACTATAAATTTATTAAAATTATTATTGTATTTATTTTGGTCTGTTTTGCTTGGATATTTTTTAGAGCAAATTCTGTTTCTGATGCTTTCTTGATTATTACAAAAATAATTAGTTTTTCAGGGCAATTATGGACAGGTGGATCCTCTGTAACAACAGTACTTTCTGTATTGTTAATCTTATTTTTAATAGGAGTGCAAATTTTGCAATTCAAAAATAAGGTATCCATTTACTTTTCAAAAACTCAATTGCCAAGTTTTGTTGAGTGGCTGTCTTATGCCTTTTTGTTAATTACAATTGCTTTATTTGGAATGTCTTCGAATGCTTTTATTTATTTTCAATTTTAA
- a CDS encoding glycosyltransferase, translated as MKALIFHPALAPYRVDFFNSLNEYYLASFYFSLKNVSDQKFNQENLKSLCNFKCNYVSNGFEVLGRSIRTGVFSIIKKENPDIIFCAEYSQITLLAFLYCKIWNPKIKIYTLSDDSIKNSEDRKGLRLFFRNFISKNINGVVFTSKEVSNWYKNNVSITNNTLDFPVIHSEKSLVKKYSNAINQANTNIVKYDLKDKKILLYVGRLVAVKNLFFLIKCFSNVKGSDKKLVIVGEGVLKEKLIEFTQKLGILEDVLFIGRKEGVELYNWYLFSQLFVLPSTYEPFGAVVNEALVGGCRVLCSSVAGASSLINENNGVLFNPDAENDLSTKLQQAFEEAKPLETSITELRDSAMPFTFDQKMQDLLKNI; from the coding sequence ATGAAAGCATTAATTTTTCATCCTGCCTTAGCACCTTACAGAGTAGATTTTTTTAATTCTTTAAATGAGTATTATTTAGCTTCATTTTATTTTAGTTTAAAAAATGTTAGTGATCAAAAATTTAATCAAGAGAACTTAAAATCTCTTTGTAATTTTAAATGTAACTATGTTTCTAATGGCTTCGAAGTTTTGGGAAGATCAATAAGAACCGGTGTTTTTTCAATTATTAAAAAAGAAAATCCAGATATTATTTTTTGTGCAGAATATAGTCAAATTACGTTATTAGCATTTCTGTATTGTAAAATTTGGAACCCTAAAATTAAAATATACACTCTAAGTGATGATAGTATAAAAAATTCTGAAGACAGAAAAGGCTTGAGGTTGTTTTTTAGAAATTTTATTTCAAAGAATATTAATGGAGTTGTGTTTACGAGTAAAGAGGTTTCTAATTGGTATAAAAACAATGTTAGCATTACCAATAATACACTTGATTTTCCTGTTATTCATTCAGAAAAATCACTTGTAAAAAAATATTCAAATGCTATAAATCAAGCCAACACAAATATTGTCAAATATGATTTAAAAGATAAAAAAATATTGCTTTATGTTGGACGATTAGTAGCTGTTAAAAATTTATTTTTTCTAATAAAATGTTTTTCCAATGTTAAAGGAAGTGATAAAAAACTGGTAATTGTTGGAGAAGGAGTTTTGAAAGAAAAATTAATTGAGTTTACACAAAAATTAGGCATTTTAGAGGACGTTTTATTTATAGGTAGAAAAGAAGGTGTAGAATTATACAATTGGTATCTTTTTTCTCAATTATTTGTTTTACCAAGTACCTATGAGCCTTTTGGAGCAGTTGTTAATGAAGCTTTAGTTGGTGGTTGTCGTGTTTTATGTTCAAGTGTTGCAGGTGCATCATCATTGATAAATGAGAATAATGGGGTGTTATTTAATCCTGATGCCGAAAATGATTTATCAACGAAGTTACAACAAGCCTTTGAAGAAGCGAAACCATTAGAGACTAGTATTACTGAATTAAGAGATAGCGCAATGCCTTTTACTTTTGATCAAAAAATGCAAGACTTATTAAAAAACATATAA
- a CDS encoding glycosyltransferase family 2 protein, whose protein sequence is MKISIVIPLYNKKDSIVNTIKTVLNQTVLPDEIVIVNDGSTDGSDKIVSKLEHPLIRLIYQNNSGVSVARNTGVDKAKYEWIAFLDADDIWNVNYLKEIKALSKKYPNSNVLATAYLMEDYKGKQTPIKLNKIPFKGDTGILINYFEVASCSHPPLWSSAIVIKKEALLEINGFPLGIKSGEDLLTWAKLAIKNQIAYNLNALAVFVQDSAHTYDNKPNRIPEKIDIVGQELYDLYKKNKDVTCLKEYISSWKKMRASIYLRLGLRYKSIKESLEAIYYNPSNKVVYAYLFLTIVPSSVLNKILKKNQK, encoded by the coding sequence ATGAAAATAAGTATTGTTATTCCGCTTTACAATAAGAAAGATAGTATTGTTAATACTATTAAAACAGTCTTAAACCAAACTGTTTTACCAGATGAAATAGTTATTGTTAATGATGGTTCTACAGATGGTTCAGATAAAATTGTATCTAAATTAGAGCATCCATTAATAAGATTAATATATCAAAATAATTCTGGTGTTTCGGTTGCTCGTAATACAGGAGTTGATAAAGCTAAATATGAATGGATTGCCTTTTTAGACGCAGATGATATATGGAATGTAAATTACCTGAAAGAAATTAAAGCACTGTCAAAAAAGTACCCAAATAGCAATGTATTGGCAACTGCTTATTTAATGGAAGATTATAAAGGAAAACAGACACCTATAAAATTAAATAAAATTCCATTTAAAGGAGATACAGGAATCTTAATTAATTATTTTGAAGTAGCTTCCTGTTCTCATCCGCCACTTTGGTCTTCTGCTATTGTAATCAAAAAGGAAGCGTTACTAGAAATTAATGGTTTTCCATTGGGTATTAAATCTGGAGAGGATTTATTAACATGGGCTAAATTGGCAATTAAAAATCAGATTGCTTATAATTTAAATGCATTGGCTGTTTTTGTGCAAGATAGTGCACATACCTATGACAATAAACCGAATAGAATACCAGAAAAAATAGATATAGTAGGTCAGGAATTATATGATTTATATAAAAAAAATAAGGATGTAACTTGTTTAAAAGAATACATTTCTTCTTGGAAAAAAATGAGAGCTTCCATTTATTTAAGATTAGGCTTAAGATATAAATCAATTAAAGAATCTTTAGAAGCGATATATTATAACCCTTCAAATAAAGTAGTTTACGCTTACTTATTTCTAACAATAGTTCCGAGTTCAGTTTTAAACAAGATTTTAAAGAAGAATCAAAAATAA